TGAGCATTCTAACAATCGACGGTGGCGGTTCGACAATAAAGGTCTATGACGGCGATCAGGTCCGGCAGTTCCCGTCAACAATTAGCTACGACTGGCGTCCGCGGAACATCGAAAGCAAAGGGCAATTCGATTTCGAGTGGGAGTACAACGGCGAGAAAGGCTTTGCCGGCACACTGGCGCAGCGGGAGAGTGATTGCGCGGATAGCTTAAAAGGAGACACGAAAGCACATCCGGAGGCGGCCTTGCGTGTATTGCTTGCATTACACCAATACTGCCCGGACCCGGCGCCAAAGATCATTGTCGGCCAGCCGATCAAGACGCACACGCCTGACGAAAAGAATGCAATCAAAGGAATGCTCCTAAACCGCAGGCATGACATCACGGTTAACGGGCAGCGCCGCATTATTTTGATTCAACGTTGCGAGGTCGCGGCGGAAGGTGTATCTGCCGGCCTGTTGATTCCGGTCGGCGGGACTATCCGGGTTATTGATATCGGCAGCGGGACCGTGAACTTCGGGACCTTAATCGATAGGCAGTTCAATGATTTGGGGAGCTTTACGCTAAGCACAGGAGTGGAGACGACGAGAGGCGGTGTAGCGGCGCTGGCTCATCAAATTGCTCGAGCAGCGAGGGCGGCAAAGTGGCAGCCAGAGGAGAAGGTCAATCTGTGCGGCGGCGGTGCTCTAGTGATGTTGGAACTGCTGAGACCGTACTTCCCGAATGTTGGGGTTATTCCGGATCCGGTTACGGCCAATGTTCGGGCATTCCATATGATCGCGAGGAAGGTGTATGGCTAAGAAAATCAATAAGGTGCCGGTTTGCTTTAATATGCTGGACCCGGACCAGGCGAAGATGCATGAATGGGTGTGCAGCCGGCCGAATAGGTCGGGTTATCTCAAGAGGCTTATTCAGAGGGATATGGAAGGCGGATCGGCGGTGGCTAGTTCTTACCATCCTGCTGCAGCTGTCGGAGACGATGAATTCAATGCAAGTTCATTCATATGAGGAGGAATTATCGTGACAATCAAAATTAACGGAAGGGAGATCGAGAAGATTGAAGAGCTCGAAAGATTGGAACAGCACTACTTCGAAGTTCTCAAGACAACAGCTTATATTATCCTCGGCTGTATCGCTGTCGTTTGTTTGCATGGGGTTATTGACGCCCTTGCCGGCATGGGCTTTGATTTCGGGACGGATCGTCTCATCAATGCTTTTAAGGCGTTTAAATAGCAAAAACCGCCATGGGCGCAGTACGGGCAAGGCGCTG
This region of Paenibacillus sp. JDR-2 genomic DNA includes:
- a CDS encoding ParM/StbA family protein, which produces MSILTIDGGGSTIKVYDGDQVRQFPSTISYDWRPRNIESKGQFDFEWEYNGEKGFAGTLAQRESDCADSLKGDTKAHPEAALRVLLALHQYCPDPAPKIIVGQPIKTHTPDEKNAIKGMLLNRRHDITVNGQRRIILIQRCEVAAEGVSAGLLIPVGGTIRVIDIGSGTVNFGTLIDRQFNDLGSFTLSTGVETTRGGVAALAHQIARAARAAKWQPEEKVNLCGGGALVMLELLRPYFPNVGVIPDPVTANVRAFHMIARKVYG